A DNA window from Sphingopyxis macrogoltabida contains the following coding sequences:
- the lptF gene encoding LPS export ABC transporter permease LptF, protein MNKLPAIDRYIARLIFFPMLGTLVLSAMLLVLEKMLRLFDFVATEGGPVSVVWRMLANLIPEYLSLGIPIGLMLGILLAFRRLATSSELDVLKGVGMSFGRLMRVPFAYAVALAALNLAIVGFIQPVARYAYEGLQFELRSGALGASIKVGEFTKLGQRMTLRIEESYNDGRSLRGIFVRGEQKDGQSVSATASRGQFLATDDPDTIILRLTQGVLIHESPKFAVPRVLSFDNHDLPIPLPKIEAFRTRGGSDREMTIPELFVAGKDKAESPDTRLEIRANFHFRIVEVMSMFLIPLIAIALAIPPKRSTSSLGVFLSIVLLVTQHKINQYAEDLGARGTVDPILALWVPFLLFAALAVWMYYTVAHVPGGQPIGALERVAAKAGQKLRALMTIFQRKPKIA, encoded by the coding sequence TTGAATAAGCTACCTGCCATCGACCGCTATATCGCGCGGCTCATCTTCTTTCCCATGCTCGGCACGCTCGTCCTGTCGGCGATGCTGCTCGTGCTCGAAAAAATGCTCCGGCTGTTCGATTTCGTCGCCACCGAAGGCGGCCCGGTCAGCGTCGTGTGGCGGATGCTCGCCAACCTGATCCCCGAATATCTCTCGCTCGGCATCCCCATTGGCCTCATGCTCGGCATCCTGCTCGCCTTCCGCCGGCTCGCGACGTCGAGCGAGCTCGACGTGCTCAAGGGTGTCGGCATGAGTTTCGGGCGCTTGATGCGTGTACCCTTTGCCTATGCCGTCGCGCTGGCCGCGCTCAATCTCGCGATTGTCGGCTTTATTCAGCCGGTTGCGCGCTATGCTTATGAAGGTTTGCAATTCGAGCTGCGGTCGGGGGCGCTCGGCGCGTCGATCAAGGTCGGCGAATTTACCAAGCTCGGCCAGCGCATGACGCTGCGGATCGAGGAAAGCTATAACGACGGCCGCAGCCTGCGCGGGATTTTCGTGCGCGGTGAGCAAAAGGACGGTCAGAGCGTGTCGGCGACGGCCTCGCGGGGCCAGTTTCTCGCGACCGACGATCCCGACACGATCATCCTGCGTCTGACCCAAGGCGTGCTGATCCACGAATCGCCGAAGTTCGCGGTGCCGCGCGTGCTGAGCTTCGACAACCACGACCTACCGATCCCGCTGCCCAAGATCGAGGCCTTCCGCACCCGCGGCGGCTCCGACCGCGAGATGACGATCCCCGAACTGTTCGTCGCCGGCAAAGACAAGGCCGAATCTCCCGATACCCGGCTGGAAATACGCGCGAATTTCCACTTCCGTATCGTCGAGGTGATGTCGATGTTCCTGATCCCGCTGATCGCAATCGCGCTCGCAATCCCACCAAAACGATCGACCTCGTCGCTCGGGGTCTTCCTGTCGATCGTCCTGCTTGTCACCCAGCACAAGATCAACCAATATGCCGAGGATCTCGGCGCCCGCGGCACCGTCGACCCGATCCTCGCGCTGTGGGTGCCCTTCCTCTTGTTCGCGGCGCTCGCGGTGTGGATGTATTACACCGTCGCGCACGTCCCCGGCGGCCAGCCGATCGGCGCACTCGAACGCGTCGCCGCCAAGGCCGGCCAGAAGCTCCGCGCGCTGATGACCATTTTCCAGCGTAAGCCCAAGATCGCCTGA
- a CDS encoding fatty acid desaturase family protein yields MNTLVDRASEPQAAATPKSAIADDMAMIRAASELTRDLTAPSPRIYWTDFLISAFAGYAGIAAAIFAPSTAWMLAASLVAVLALYRAGSFIHEITHIRKNALPGFRLGWNMLIGVPLLIPSFMYEGIHSLHHNRTKYGTVDDPEYLPLALMKPWTVPLFVVLAAFAPLAFVFRYAVLTPLSFLIPPLRRIVVERYSGLIINPMFRRKPPEGEFRRQWAWQEGGAWAWSTLLIAAGVFGWVPLRALIIFGAIASATVVLNQIRTLVAHLWENDGGVLTVTAQFLDSVNVPPPGVLPELWAPVGLRYHALHHLLPGVPYHALPEAHRRLKDALPADSQYHGANYAGLPGLVGRLVAGSARGGAAA; encoded by the coding sequence ATGAACACCCTTGTCGATCGGGCGTCCGAGCCGCAGGCGGCAGCGACCCCGAAATCCGCGATCGCCGACGATATGGCGATGATCCGCGCGGCGTCGGAGCTGACGCGCGACCTGACCGCGCCCAGCCCGCGCATCTACTGGACCGATTTCCTGATTTCGGCCTTCGCCGGCTATGCCGGCATCGCGGCGGCGATTTTCGCGCCGTCGACGGCGTGGATGCTCGCCGCCTCGCTGGTCGCCGTGCTCGCCCTCTACCGCGCCGGCAGCTTCATTCACGAGATCACGCATATCCGCAAAAATGCGCTGCCGGGGTTCCGCCTCGGCTGGAATATGCTCATCGGGGTACCGCTGCTGATCCCGTCGTTCATGTACGAGGGCATCCACAGCCTGCACCACAACCGCACCAAATATGGCACGGTCGACGATCCCGAATATCTGCCGCTGGCGCTGATGAAGCCGTGGACGGTGCCGCTGTTCGTCGTCCTCGCGGCCTTTGCGCCGCTGGCCTTCGTCTTCCGCTATGCGGTGCTGACCCCGCTGTCGTTCCTGATCCCGCCGCTGCGCCGGATCGTCGTCGAACGCTATTCGGGGCTGATCATCAACCCGATGTTCCGCCGCAAGCCGCCCGAGGGCGAGTTCCGCCGGCAATGGGCCTGGCAGGAGGGCGGCGCCTGGGCGTGGTCGACCTTGCTGATCGCTGCGGGCGTTTTCGGCTGGGTGCCGCTGCGCGCGCTGATCATCTTCGGCGCCATCGCGTCGGCGACCGTCGTGCTCAACCAGATCCGTACTCTCGTCGCGCATCTGTGGGAAAATGACGGCGGCGTGCTGACCGTGACCGCGCAGTTCCTCGACAGCGTCAACGTGCCGCCGCCGGGCGTGCTGCCCGAACTATGGGCGCCGGTCGGGCTGCGCTACCATGCGCTCCACCATCTGCTGCCGGGGGTTCCCTATCATGCGCTGCCCGAGGCGCATCGCCGCCTCAAGGACGCGCTGCCCGCGGACTCGCAATATCATGGCGCCAATTATGCCGGATTGCCGGGGCTGGTCGGGCGGCTGGTGGCGGGGTCGGCGCGGGGCGGGGCGGCGGCCTGA
- the lptG gene encoding LPS export ABC transporter permease LptG, translating to MHQLHFFPSRTMALYVGRLFLVRSFAILFALVLILQTLDLLGESGKILAVAGNSDSDVWRYVGLRLPQIVETFLPFSVLLGTILTLITLNQNSEVIAMKASGMSAHQVLAPLFLAALLVAGISFVFNERIVTRANAALSAWQKVQYAQVPADSGLRSNIWVRAGDDLINAQTVQTGGPTVVLGKVAIYERTQGVLSSILSADSARAVDGGWELTNAKRFLRRSGTLEPLGNIVAAKGVRPDQFTLAQVDGDELPFLQLQSAIADLEAAGRPVDALKGVLWHKISGPLSAILMPLLGAVAAFGLARSGKLFVRAILGMALGFAYFVADNFALAMGDLGAYTPFLAAWGPFILFALIGEMILIRTEE from the coding sequence ATGCACCAGCTCCACTTCTTTCCGTCGCGCACGATGGCGCTTTACGTCGGACGTCTGTTCCTCGTCCGCAGCTTCGCGATCCTTTTCGCGCTGGTGCTGATCCTGCAAACGCTCGATCTGCTCGGCGAGAGCGGCAAGATACTCGCGGTGGCGGGCAACAGCGACAGCGACGTGTGGCGCTATGTGGGCTTGCGCCTGCCACAGATCGTCGAGACCTTCCTGCCCTTTTCGGTGCTGCTGGGGACGATCCTGACGCTGATCACGCTCAACCAGAACAGCGAGGTGATCGCGATGAAGGCGTCGGGCATGTCGGCGCATCAGGTGCTCGCGCCGCTGTTCCTCGCCGCGCTGCTCGTCGCCGGGATCAGCTTCGTCTTCAACGAACGTATCGTGACGCGCGCCAACGCGGCGCTCAGTGCCTGGCAAAAGGTGCAATATGCGCAGGTGCCCGCCGACAGCGGGCTGCGCAGCAACATCTGGGTGCGCGCCGGCGACGACCTGATCAACGCCCAGACGGTGCAGACCGGCGGGCCGACGGTCGTCTTGGGCAAGGTCGCGATCTACGAGCGTACGCAGGGCGTCCTCTCGTCGATCCTTTCGGCCGACAGCGCCCGCGCGGTCGACGGCGGTTGGGAGCTCACCAATGCCAAGCGCTTCCTGCGCCGCTCGGGCACGCTCGAACCGCTCGGCAACATCGTCGCGGCGAAGGGCGTGCGCCCCGACCAGTTCACGCTGGCGCAGGTCGACGGCGACGAACTGCCCTTCCTCCAGCTCCAGTCGGCGATCGCCGATCTCGAAGCCGCGGGGCGGCCGGTCGACGCGCTGAAGGGCGTGCTCTGGCACAAGATTTCGGGGCCGCTGTCGGCGATATTGATGCCGCTCTTGGGCGCCGTCGCGGCCTTCGGGCTCGCGCGCTCGGGCAAGCTGTTCGTCCGCGCGATCCTCGGCATGGCCTTGGGCTTCGCTTACTTCGTCGCCGACAATTTCGCGCTCGCGATGGGCGATCTCGGCGCCTACACGCCCTTCCTCGCCGCATGGGGGCCGTTCATATTGTTTGCGCTGATCGGCGAGATGATTTTGATCCGGACCGAGGAATAG